A window from Theobroma cacao cultivar B97-61/B2 chromosome 3, Criollo_cocoa_genome_V2, whole genome shotgun sequence encodes these proteins:
- the LOC18605560 gene encoding low-temperature-induced 65 kDa protein — MDTQTAYPRGYNQKHDPNIIGHHHGEDKHHHEKKSVLKKVKAKAKKIKDTITKHGHGHNHDHDDHGHQYHEGHIPDDHDLDGGDDDKEEIVDDPEVHRPPMYESAAARVIVSGQQKDLSHAGITYGRSKALRPDPLAPRDSSETFYSGNDKTKYYNDPAMSSVPGLKALATEQPRVNSLKTTVTVEEPLAPQNTPMPRTSHQSNDANPTRTFLHGQEEYPGQPKVNLQRPKGLEEDPAAPEDTPHAYTTTNYQSKVTDPTGNGGEATGITPILHSLDKMKIYDEQNIGREQNLPPGTHHRSSKLTFPMGSHDQFSPEPTPAIPIKIPEKSPLVSETMETTKPEEHVHNIPSDKQSNLTSYSEKISSATSAIAGKAESAKDMVASKLGYGEKDQTPANESHEGQGATKLASAVDYGKKMAVAVTEKLTPVYEKVAEVGSTVVSKLHGPGTGTASEVHTEVEEQDEGVSMKGYIAEKLRPGDEDRALSEVITDALHKRKEDPEKETRPREKVIESVEVSRRLGTGDERDDRAGSGTVNNPTTGVVDKLKGAVDSWFGKGEESPGIQQAHGSSYGNEGFSSSTGERRLQESGN; from the exons ATGGATACTCAAACAGCCTATCCTCGTGGCTACAACCAGAAGCATGATCCCAACATTATTGGGCACCACCACG GGGAAGACAAGCATCACCATGAGAAGAAATCAGTTTTGAAGAAGGTTAAGGCAAAGGCAAAGAAGATAAAGGACACGATCACAAAACATGGGCATGGTCACAACCATGACCATGATGATCATGGTCATCAGTACCATGAGGGGCATATCCCTGATGATCATGACCTGGACGGGGGAGACGACGATAAAGAAGAAATTGTTGATGATCCAGAAGTTCATAGGCCACCAA TGTACGAGTCTGCCGCTGCTAGAGTAATTGTCTCTGGACAACAGAAAGACTTGAGCCATGCTGGAATTACATACGGGAGGTCAAAAGCCTTGCGTCCCGATCCTCTAGCACCAAGAGACAGCTCTGAAACTTTCTATTCTGGAAACGACAAGACCAAATACTATAATGATCCAGCGATGAGTTCTGTTCCTGGCCTGAAGGCGCTGGCGACAGAACAACCAAGGGTTAACTCTTTGAAGACAACTGTCACGGTTGAAGAACCTCTAGCGCCGCAAAACACACCTATGCCTCGTACTTCTCATCAGAGCAATGATGCTAATCCAACTAGGACATTTCTTCATGGGCAAGAGGAATATCCCGGGCAACCAAAAGTTAATTTGCAAAGACCAAAAGGGTTGGAGGAGGACCCTGCTGCTCCAGAGGACACTCCTCATGCTTATACTACTACAAATTATCAGTCCAAAGTCACAGATCCAACTGGAAATG GTGGAGAAGCAACAGGGATAACTCCAATTCTTCATTCCTtagataaaatgaaaatctatGACGAGCAAAATATAGGAAGAGAGCAGAACTTACCACCTGGAACTCATCATAGGTCATCAAAACTAACCTTCCCCATGGGAAGCCATGATCAATTCTCTCCTGAACCAACTCCCGCAATACCCATCAAAATCCCGGAAAAATCCCCACTTGTCTCAGAAACCATGGAGACTACAAAACCTGAAGAGCACGTACATAACATCCCATCTGATAAACAGTCAAACCTGACCAGTTACTCTGAGAAAATATCATCTGCCACCTCTGCTATTGCAGGTAAAGCAGAGTCGGCCAAAGACATGGTAGCTTCAAAGCTTGGATATGGTGAAAAAGATCAAACACCTGCAAATGAATCGCATGAAGGTCAAGGCGCAACCAAGCTAGCATCAGCAGTAGattatggaaagaaaatgGCCGTAGCTGTCACTGAAAAACTAACTCCAGTGTACGAGAAAGTTGCGGAGGTGGGAAGTACCGTTGTATCAAAACTACATGGCCCTGGCACTGGGACTGCCAGCGAAGTTCATACTGAGGTTGAAGAGCAGGATGAAGGAGTGTCAATGAAGGGCTATATTGCGGAAAAATTGAGGCCTGGTGACGAAGATAGGGCGCTGTCAGAAGTCATTACAGATGCTTTGCATAAACGAAAGGAGGATCCTGAGAAGGAAACAAGGCCAAGGGAAAAGGTGATAGAGTCAGTGGAGGTGTCAAGGCGGTTGGGCACAGGGGATGAGAGAGACGACAGGGCAGGTTCAGGCACCGTGAACAATCCCACTACGGGCGTTGTGGATAAGCTTAAAGGCGCTGTTGATTCATGGTTTGGTAAAGGTGAAGAGTCACCGGGAATTCAACAGGCACATGGTTCCTCATATG GTAATGAAGGTTTTTCGAGTTCTACAGGCGAGCGAAGACTTCAGGAGTCGGGCAATTGA